The following are from one region of the Candidatus Woesearchaeota archaeon genome:
- a CDS encoding class I SAM-dependent methyltransferase, producing MVHYYSENQVSEFSPVKIKAVLRGKDLEFYTAGGVFSIKKIDKGTELLINNCIILDNWEVLDLGCGYGPIGISIAKTTNAKVIMTDINKRALRLTKMNLKLNDVEVELKQGDLYKPLNGKMFDTILTNPPYTAGRKICFQIIEESKEHLKKKGILQLVAKHRKGGDMLSKKMKEVFANVKEVIKGSGYRLYVFLRQA from the coding sequence ATGGTTCATTATTATTCTGAAAATCAGGTATCTGAATTCAGCCCAGTTAAAATTAAAGCTGTATTAAGGGGTAAAGATTTAGAATTTTATACCGCCGGCGGCGTATTCTCAATTAAAAAAATAGATAAAGGTACAGAACTGTTAATAAATAATTGTATTATCCTAGATAATTGGGAAGTTTTAGATTTAGGATGCGGATATGGTCCTATTGGCATATCCATTGCAAAAACTACTAACGCAAAAGTTATAATGACTGATATTAACAAAAGAGCATTGAGACTTACAAAAATGAATTTAAAACTAAATGATGTTGAAGTTGAATTAAAACAAGGTGATCTTTATAAACCGCTCAATGGTAAAATGTTTGATACAATCTTAACAAATCCCCCCTATACTGCGGGAAGAAAAATTTGTTTTCAAATCATAGAAGAATCAAAAGAGCATTTAAAGAAAAAAGGTATTTTACAACTTGTAGCAAAACATAGAAAAGGCGGAGATATGTTGTCCAAAAAAATGAAAGAAGTTTTTGCTAATGTTAAAGAAGTAATTAAAGGTTCGGGATATAGACTTTACGTTTTTTTGCGCCAAGCCTAA